The Nostoc sp. 'Peltigera membranacea cyanobiont' N6 genome contains the following window.
CTGTGTAACCATGTGCTATTTATACTATGACTTGACCTAATAAGTATCACAGGAGGTCTATCAAGACCGTAAACTTAATGAGATGTGAATGATAATATTTTCACCTTATAGTTGACAATCCCAGGGATTTGATATGAATAGTAACACTCGTCTACAGATGATTTTAGCTGATACACCTATTGATACAGTATTACCTGCGATCGCTCAACTAAATCTACCTAACTGGTGGTTAGCCGGTGGTGCAGTCCGAAACACAGTTTGGTCTTCGATTTTTGGCAATGACTGTGGGTTAGTTATTAAAGATTTTGATATTGCATTCTTTGATATAGAGGGAAATCGTTCTCAGGAACTAGCAGCAAAGGCGACTCTCACAGAACAATTTCCTCATGACGAGTTTGATGTCAAAAATCAAGCCAGTTTTGCTCGTTGGCGGCTTGGTAGCAGACACTACATTAATACAGAAGATGCTGTTGCAGAGTGGCTGCACACTGCAACAGCTGTCGGAGTTCGACTAGATGCACAAGGCCAATGGCAATTTTTCACTCCCTACGGGTTGAATGACCTGTTTGATGGCATTATTCGACCTACGCCAGCACATACTCATAACGTTGATGCCCACAATAAAGCATCGGGGTTCTTACAAAAATGTCCTTATCTGCGGTTGGCGTAAAAGTTACAATAGCTTTTCCGTTACAAGGGAATAATTACTTTTTAATTTACAACCCTTGGATACGGAATCGCAATGTTAATAATTTTCTCCCACTGGGAATAATTAAATTATAACCCCTTTCACCATAGGACGGGGGTGATACTAATTTTGTAACTTTTTTGTAACTTGATAGGCAAAAATCAATGCCAAATCCTACTGGATATCAAATCAACTCGACTCTCCACGAAGGAATCCAAACAATTCTTTATCAAACACAAATGCCAAAGACGCAACAGCGAGTTATCCTCAAGTTGCTTAAAAATGAATATCCTACCCTCGAAGCCTTTACTCGCCTTAAAAATGAGTATCAAATTCAGCAAGGTTTAGACCATCCCAACATAGTTAAAGCTATTAGTCTAGAAACCTTTGATAACCGCGTGGGGCTGTTGTTAGAAGACTTTGATGGTCAATCTTTAGCCCAAATTATCCAGACAGAAAAACTTGACTTAATTAACGATTTAAATATTGCTATTCAACTGACTAAAGCTCTAGATTATTTGCATAAACACCAGATTATTCATAAAGATATCAAACCTAGTAACATCATTATTAACTCCCAGACAGGTATTGTTAAACTCACTGACTTTGGTATAGCCTCCCGCCTCAATAAGGAAAATCCCCAATTTAATAATCCTAACTGCGTTGAAGGCACACTTGCCTACATGTCTCCCGAACAAACGGGGAGAATGAATCGTATTCTCGATTATCGCACTGACTTTTATTCTCTTGGTGTAACTTTATATGAAATGCTCACCGATAAAACACCATTTTGTAGTCAAGACCCTTTAGAACTAGTTTATAGTCACATTGCTATTCAACCGATCAACCCACAGCTATTAAATCCAACAATTCCTAACGCCATCTCAGAAATTGTACTGAAGCTGATGGCGAAAAATGCGGAAGACAGGTATCAAAGCGCTACAGGATTATTAGCAGACTTAGAATTATGTCTTAACCAGTTAAAAACTAAGGGTAGAATCACTGATTTTGTTCCAGGCCGTTTAGATGTCTTAAGCCAGTTATTAATTCCTCAAAAATTATATGGTCGTGAAAACCAAGTTAATGAACTGCTAGCGGCATTTGAAAGGGTTACATCTGGGACTAGTGAGATGATGCTAGTTTCTGGTTATTCAGGTATTGGCAAATCAGTTTTAGTCAACGAAGTTAA
Protein-coding sequences here:
- a CDS encoding nucleotidyltransferase family protein: MNSNTRLQMILADTPIDTVLPAIAQLNLPNWWLAGGAVRNTVWSSIFGNDCGLVIKDFDIAFFDIEGNRSQELAAKATLTEQFPHDEFDVKNQASFARWRLGSRHYINTEDAVAEWLHTATAVGVRLDAQGQWQFFTPYGLNDLFDGIIRPTPAHTHNVDAHNKASGFLQKCPYLRLA